In Magnetococcales bacterium, one DNA window encodes the following:
- a CDS encoding type II secretion system protein M has product MNLEMVQQYLSALSQRERLVLIGGGLALLLLGMVFLWWLPMLDEIEVREVILADRLETIQWMEQSAKEVKRLEKSVGKGDKKGQKKKKSKEGSLLTIANKTARNGGLGEVLKRVEPKGKNQVRLWFEEAPFDKIHAWLLILRDEYGIVVSSINIDLEDSPGQVRARLVLSRTGAE; this is encoded by the coding sequence ATGAACCTGGAAATGGTCCAGCAATATTTGAGCGCCCTCTCCCAGCGGGAACGCCTGGTGCTGATCGGGGGCGGGCTTGCTCTGCTGCTTTTGGGAATGGTGTTTTTGTGGTGGCTGCCCATGCTCGATGAAATCGAAGTACGGGAGGTCATTCTGGCTGATCGGTTGGAGACCATCCAGTGGATGGAGCAGTCGGCCAAGGAGGTCAAACGCCTGGAAAAATCGGTCGGAAAGGGCGATAAAAAAGGCCAAAAAAAGAAAAAATCCAAGGAGGGCTCTCTGCTTACCATCGCCAACAAAACCGCCCGCAACGGCGGTTTGGGAGAGGTGCTCAAACGGGTGGAGCCCAAGGGCAAAAATCAGGTCCGCCTCTGGTTTGAGGAGGCCCCCTTCGACAAAATTCATGCTTGGCTTTTAATCCTGAGGGATGAGTATGGCATTGTCGTATCCAGCATCAATATCGATCTGGAGGATAGCCCGGGCCAGGTACGGGCCAGGTTGGTGTTGAGCCGCACGGGGGCAGAATGA
- the gspL gene encoding type II secretion system protein GspL, producing MASPVFLFLPRAGGEHFTLVDPERGAGNRVSLEPMGALDRKAVAIKGRKVVAVAPGTDLLLTRVRMPKTSRANLEKAVPFQLEEQLASPVEKLHFAVENRSSDGFWPVAVVARELLSGWMTLLKQAGIHPDVMACEPLLVPFEIGSWSVMVTPEMALVRTGEREGFAADPQNLEALLKLALTGESRPTHGAIRVVNHTGGDLALPDFTDTDISLTLEEGVGDFWERLAKGYSPGGGINLLQGLFSPSRQWQEVWRPFRLTLILLLGWLLLRGGVAVVDNQQLAQRIATLDERIKTIFLTTFPDAKRVVNAKVQMNQRLAELRKGGQEGGNGGDFLSLLEGLGPLIGDVSGATPYRLRYNKGEMDLHLRIPDLDKLDRLKGKLNQVQGMRVEIQSASQGEEGVESHLRIRGGGS from the coding sequence GTGGCTTCTCCGGTTTTTCTGTTTTTGCCCCGGGCCGGTGGTGAGCACTTCACCCTGGTGGATCCGGAGCGGGGTGCGGGCAACCGCGTCAGCCTGGAGCCCATGGGGGCGTTGGATCGCAAGGCTGTTGCCATCAAGGGCCGCAAGGTGGTGGCGGTGGCCCCCGGCACGGATCTGCTGTTGACCCGGGTGCGCATGCCCAAAACCAGCCGCGCCAACCTGGAAAAAGCGGTCCCCTTTCAGCTGGAGGAGCAGCTGGCAAGCCCGGTGGAAAAGCTCCATTTTGCGGTTGAAAATCGCTCTTCAGATGGCTTTTGGCCGGTGGCGGTGGTGGCCCGGGAGCTGCTGTCCGGTTGGATGACCCTGTTAAAACAGGCTGGCATCCATCCCGATGTGATGGCCTGTGAACCCTTGCTTGTCCCCTTTGAAATCGGCTCCTGGAGCGTGATGGTCACCCCGGAAATGGCCCTGGTGCGCACGGGAGAGCGGGAAGGGTTTGCGGCGGATCCCCAAAATCTGGAAGCCCTGCTCAAGCTGGCCCTGACCGGGGAGAGTCGCCCCACCCACGGCGCCATCCGGGTGGTCAACCATACCGGCGGCGATTTGGCGCTGCCCGATTTTACCGATACCGATATTTCCCTCACCCTGGAGGAGGGGGTCGGAGATTTTTGGGAGCGGTTGGCCAAGGGTTATTCTCCTGGCGGGGGCATCAATCTTCTCCAGGGGCTTTTCAGTCCTTCCCGCCAGTGGCAGGAGGTGTGGCGGCCTTTTCGTTTGACACTGATTCTGCTGCTGGGCTGGCTGCTGCTCCGGGGGGGGGTGGCTGTGGTGGACAACCAGCAGCTGGCCCAACGCATCGCTACTCTGGATGAGCGGATCAAAACCATTTTTCTCACCACTTTTCCCGATGCCAAACGGGTGGTCAACGCCAAGGTGCAGATGAATCAGCGCCTGGCCGAGCTGCGCAAGGGGGGGCAGGAGGGGGGGAATGGTGGTGATTTTCTCTCCTTGCTGGAGGGGCTCGGTCCTTTGATCGGGGATGTCTCCGGGGCCACCCCCTATCGCCTGCGCTATAACAAGGGCGAGATGGATCTCCACCTGCGTATTCCCGACCTGGACAAGCTCGACCGACTGAAGGGCAAGCTCAATCAGGTTCAGGGAATGCGTGTTGAAATTCAATCCGCTTCCCAAGGGGAGGAGGGGGTGGAGAGCCACCTGCGCATCCGGGGAGGTGGCTCATGA
- the gspK gene encoding type II secretion system minor pseudopilin GspK yields the protein MNSIFLKNQQGVALLTALLVVSLATITVVGMVTKQRVAIRRSANFFSHDQSYLMALGGESWARGVLSRDGSESTIDGLSEDWAQELPPMPVTGGEVSGRIEDLQGRFNLNNLIKDGKVSEKDLALFKRLLTTLELDSSLADVVVDWLDADQDMTEPGGLEELFYLGLSSPIRPGDQPLKSVTELRLMEGMSVLVDVVEEESGTGEQETIYDRLTPLVTVLPEWTAININTAPQELLMALGEEITRGDAESLVSSREMEEFASVSDFIANEALAGRTLEEDLLAVSSSYFGVQGDVRIGDGHLRLKSLIHRDSDKTKVLSREQGRL from the coding sequence TTGAACTCGATTTTCCTCAAAAACCAACAAGGTGTCGCCCTCCTGACGGCGCTGCTGGTGGTCTCTCTGGCCACCATCACCGTGGTGGGCATGGTCACCAAACAGCGGGTGGCCATACGTCGCTCCGCCAATTTTTTCAGCCACGACCAATCCTATCTCATGGCTTTGGGGGGGGAATCCTGGGCCAGGGGGGTTTTGTCCCGGGATGGCTCGGAGAGCACCATTGACGGTCTGTCGGAGGATTGGGCCCAAGAGCTGCCCCCCATGCCGGTGACCGGGGGGGAGGTTTCCGGTCGTATCGAGGATCTTCAAGGGCGTTTCAACCTCAACAATCTCATCAAGGATGGCAAAGTCAGTGAAAAGGATCTGGCCCTGTTCAAGCGCCTTTTGACCACCCTGGAGCTGGATAGCTCTTTGGCGGACGTGGTGGTGGATTGGTTGGATGCCGACCAGGATATGACCGAACCCGGCGGTTTGGAGGAGCTTTTTTATCTGGGTCTCTCTTCCCCCATTCGCCCCGGGGATCAACCCCTGAAAAGTGTCACTGAATTGCGTTTGATGGAAGGGATGTCGGTGTTGGTGGATGTGGTGGAGGAGGAGAGCGGGACTGGGGAGCAGGAGACGATCTATGATAGACTGACCCCTTTGGTCACGGTTTTGCCGGAATGGACGGCCATTAATATCAATACCGCCCCCCAAGAGCTGCTCATGGCCCTGGGGGAGGAGATCACCAGGGGGGATGCGGAGTCTCTGGTGTCGAGCCGCGAAATGGAGGAATTTGCGTCGGTGAGTGATTTTATCGCCAACGAAGCCCTTGCAGGGCGCACCCTGGAAGAGGATCTACTCGCGGTGAGCAGCAGCTATTTTGGGGTTCAGGGGGATGTCCGGATAGGCGATGGCCATCTGCGCCTCAAAAGCCTGATTCATCGGGACAGCGACAAAACCAAGGTTCTCAGCCGCGAGCAGGGGAGGCTTTAG
- the gspJ gene encoding type II secretion system minor pseudopilin GspJ, with protein MPRVPRVVGERYPSGTPPTSTPPTGSPPICAAGFTLIELIVALAVFAVLSTMAYGGLSALLRVEERVSFQAESLSRLQVAFAFMERDVEQMVGRGIKDEDGLQRSALVGGEGAEWLLELTRQGWPNPRKVRRSGLQRVAYRLEEEKLERHYWWTLDRAPDAAKESALLLEGVKRAEIRFLDGSLNWHEFWPPVEAEEANDLPRGVEVVLEVDGWGEIRRLFRVASGN; from the coding sequence GTGCCAAGAGTACCTCGTGTGGTTGGGGAGCGTTATCCTTCCGGCACCCCCCCGACCAGCACTCCCCCGACCGGCAGCCCCCCGATTTGTGCTGCTGGTTTTACCTTGATTGAATTGATCGTGGCTCTGGCGGTTTTTGCGGTGCTTTCGACCATGGCCTATGGGGGATTGTCGGCGCTGTTGCGGGTGGAGGAGCGGGTTTCCTTCCAGGCGGAATCCCTCTCCCGGTTGCAGGTGGCCTTTGCCTTCATGGAGCGGGATGTGGAGCAGATGGTGGGGCGGGGGATCAAGGATGAGGATGGTTTGCAGCGTTCGGCTTTGGTGGGTGGCGAGGGGGCGGAGTGGTTGTTGGAGTTGACCAGGCAGGGCTGGCCCAACCCCAGAAAGGTGCGTCGGAGTGGTTTGCAGCGGGTGGCTTATCGGCTGGAAGAGGAAAAACTGGAGCGTCACTATTGGTGGACGTTGGATCGGGCACCGGATGCGGCCAAGGAGTCGGCGCTGCTGTTGGAGGGGGTGAAGCGGGCTGAAATTCGCTTTTTGGATGGTTCCCTCAACTGGCATGAATTCTGGCCGCCGGTAGAAGCGGAAGAGGCCAATGATCTCCCCAGGGGGGTGGAAGTGGTGTTGGAGGTGGATGGTTGGGGCGAAATTCGTCGTCTGTTCAGAGTGGCCAGCGGCAATTAA
- the gspI gene encoding type II secretion system minor pseudopilin GspI, translating to MRRSRSHEGHPAGSPCRSSGGFTLFEVLAALAVLAVGFAAMIRGSGVQAKNAIYLRDRTLAHWVAMNQVAERQIRRDWSDPDLFKGEEEMAGRTWHWTVVVSSTPESTMRRLDVEVRAERDDPTPLSRLEAYLAQP from the coding sequence TTGAGGCGTTCCCGCTCCCATGAGGGTCATCCTGCTGGAAGCCCTTGCCGCTCTTCAGGGGGCTTTACGCTGTTTGAGGTGTTGGCGGCGTTGGCGGTGTTGGCGGTGGGGTTTGCGGCGATGATTCGGGGGAGCGGCGTCCAGGCCAAAAATGCGATTTATCTCAGGGATCGCACCCTGGCCCACTGGGTGGCGATGAATCAGGTCGCCGAGCGGCAGATCCGGCGGGATTGGTCTGATCCGGATCTCTTCAAGGGGGAGGAGGAGATGGCCGGTCGCACCTGGCACTGGACGGTGGTGGTCTCCTCCACACCGGAAAGCACCATGCGGCGTCTGGATGTGGAGGTGAGAGCCGAACGGGATGATCCGACTCCTCTCTCCCGGTTGGAGGCCTATCTTGCCCAACCTTGA
- the gspH gene encoding type II secretion system minor pseudopilin GspH, which translates to MRRSTSLQRHVPASRSCHRRARFPFQPRRLTISPSLNPTRQGGFTLLELLVVLFIVGIVISMGALSVGTSGPERLLHQEVRRLQALITLAGEEAMFNFGEYGLELTRTGYGFRLFDASGHWGAVSDGSLMKDRTLVADARFYLTVEGEKVTLEKKKQGTPQLFFYSSGEWTPFELEIRREGEVLYTLKGNAAGGLKREGEAQE; encoded by the coding sequence ATGAGACGCAGCACCTCTCTCCAGAGGCATGTGCCCGCCTCCCGTTCTTGTCACCGGAGGGCTCGTTTTCCTTTTCAGCCTCGTCGCCTGACTATTTCGCCCTCTCTCAATCCAACTCGCCAGGGCGGCTTTACCCTGCTTGAACTCCTGGTGGTACTCTTTATCGTCGGGATCGTCATCAGCATGGGGGCGCTCTCTGTGGGCACTTCCGGGCCTGAGCGTCTGCTGCATCAGGAGGTGCGCCGCTTGCAGGCGTTGATCACCCTGGCTGGGGAGGAGGCGATGTTCAACTTTGGGGAGTATGGCCTGGAATTGACCCGGACGGGGTATGGCTTTCGGCTGTTTGATGCCTCCGGCCACTGGGGAGCGGTGAGTGACGGTTCTCTGATGAAGGATCGTACCCTGGTGGCGGATGCCCGTTTTTATCTGACGGTGGAGGGGGAAAAGGTGACACTGGAGAAAAAAAAGCAGGGTACCCCCCAGCTCTTTTTTTATTCCAGCGGGGAGTGGACCCCTTTTGAATTGGAAATTCGTCGGGAGGGGGAGGTTCTCTATACCCTGAAGGGCAATGCGGCGGGTGGCTTGAAGCGAGAGGGGGAGGCGCAGGAGTGA
- the gspG gene encoding type II secretion system major pseudopilin GspG codes for MNVSRIQREGGFTLIEIMVVVVILAVLATLVVPRVMDRPAQARIVKAKQDIRTIEGALDLYKLDNFVHPTTDQGLEALVKKPENDPEPPNWNASGYLPRVPQDPWSREYLYLNPGQHGAMDIYTLGADGIEGGEGNNADIGNWNLE; via the coding sequence ATGAATGTCAGCCGTATCCAGAGGGAAGGGGGATTCACCCTCATTGAAATCATGGTGGTGGTGGTGATTCTCGCCGTGCTCGCCACCCTGGTCGTCCCCCGGGTGATGGATCGCCCCGCCCAGGCCCGTATCGTCAAGGCCAAACAGGATATCCGCACCATCGAAGGCGCCCTGGATCTCTACAAGCTGGATAATTTTGTCCACCCCACCACCGACCAGGGGCTGGAAGCCCTGGTGAAAAAGCCCGAAAACGACCCGGAACCCCCCAACTGGAACGCCAGCGGCTATCTCCCCCGGGTGCCTCAAGATCCCTGGAGCCGGGAATATCTCTACCTGAATCCCGGCCAGCACGGCGCCATGGATATCTACACCCTGGGTGCCGACGGCATCGAAGGGGGTGAGGGCAACAACGCCGATATCGGTAACTGGAATCTGGAGTAG